GACACGCCGATGACCTCGTAGAACACGAAGAGGTTGAACAGGTCTCCCGACAGGACGAACCCGACCATGCCCGTGAGCAGCGTCAGCAGCAGCACCGGGTAAAGCGGCCGCACCTGCTCGAAGTAGCGGACCGAGTAGACCAGCGACGCCGTGACGAGGACCGCGGCCACCGCGGCGGTGACCGTGGCGGGCAGGTCTCCGACCAGCGGGATGCCGGGGATCGCCCCGGACGTCGGCTGCCAGCCGGCGATCCAGTGCACCGCCGGGCCGCGGGTCCAGCCTGCTGCGACCGCTATGAGCAACACCGCCGTCGACACCGTCGCGGCCTGCGCCACCGCGTCGGTCCAGCGGGACCCGCGTCGCCCGAGCACCATCAGGAGAGCAGAGGCGACCACCGGGATGACGAGCGCGATCGGCAGTGCGACGGTGGCGGTCACCCGTGCTGCGCCACGAGCTCGTTGGGATCGACCGTGCCGCGCGTCTTGTGGACCTGGACGGCCAGCGCCAGGAGTAGCGCAGACACGGTCGCACCCACGACGATGTCGGTCAGCGCCAGCGCCTGGACGAGCGGATCCGCGAGCGGCTCGACCGGCTCGCCCGGCTGCACGACCGGCACCGCGTCGCCTTCACGGAAGCCGACGCCGAGCAGGAGCACGTAGGTGGAGGACTGCGCCACCGACAGGCAGAGGGTCAGGTGCACGAGGTTGCGGCTGGTGACGATGCCGTAGCAGCCGATGATGAACAGGTACCCCACCAGCGCGGAGAGCAGTGGGTGCACGTCACTCGCCGCCCACGCGCAGGGCCTGGCCCACGAACTCAGCGAGGAGGACACCGATGCCGGCGGTCACCGCCACCCCGGTGGTGATGTTCAGCAGCGCGATGGTCCCCCCCGACAGGAGCTCGCCGAGCTCGCCGACCGGCAGGACGTTGCCGAGGTAGCCGCGGTCGAGCACGAGGCCGCCGAGTCCGCTCAGCGCGAACGCCCCGATGGCCAGCCCCTCCAGCCGCTCCAGCCGATCGACGGGAGCGATGCGGTCGAAGGTGTCGTAGTCGTGCAGCAGGTACAGCAGCAGCAGGGAACCGGCCAGCACGACGCCGCCCTGGAAGCCGCCACCGGGGGTGAGGTGGCCGTTCACGAGCAGCCCCGCGCCGACGATCGCCGTCACCCCGATGAGCGGGACACCCAGCGTCCGCACGGCGTCACCGCCGCGGAGGGTTCCGGCTCCGCGGGACTCGAACGGCGGTGTCTCCTCGTCTTCATCACGCCGGACGCGCAGGAGCAGTGCCGTTCCCGTGACCGCAGCGAACAGCACCAGCTCCTCCCCCAGCGTGTCGAGAGCCCGCAGGTCGTACAGGACGGCGGTGACGGTGTTGGCGGTGTGGCGCTCCTCGACGGCGAGCTCGGCGAGGCGCTGCCCGACGAGATCGTGGGAGAGACCCGGATCGGCCAGCGCACCGAACGCGGCGACCATCAGGACGGTCAGTGCCGCTACCGCTGCACCGAACAGCACCACACGCGCCGTCATCGGGCACCTCGGATGCGTGCCAGTGCGAGGACGACCATCGCGGGGACGGCGATGCCGCCCACGACCACCTCCGAGATGGCGACCTCGGGAGCGCGCAGCAGCACGAACAGCAGAGCCAGCGTCAGCGCGAGGCCGCCGGACGCGACCGATCCCTTGAGCGGATCGCGGATGAGCACGACGCCGGTCGCGGCGACCGCGACCAACGCGGTGGCGATCACCATGGGGACGGTCACGATGACCCCGCGATGTCCTCTACGTGCCACTCGCCGCGCTCGCGGACGTGCTCGGCGCGGGCGAGCGCGTGGGACACCAGCGGCGCGCCCAGCAGGACCAGGAGCGCCACGACGACCGTCGGCCCGCTCGCCCCGGGCAGCTCAAGCACGATCGCGAGCGCGATGGTCACGATCCCGACCGTGGTCGCCGCTCCCCCGAAGTGGAGCCGGTCGCGGGGGTCGGGGCTGACGAGCGTGCCGGTCGCGGCGACCGTCGTGGCGGCGACGCCGAGCACGAGCAGGACCCCGGTGACGGCGGTCACAACCAGTGCTCCAGGAAGCGCGCGTACAGCAGCCCTCCGATGACGGTGACAACGGCGAGCACGACCGCGACCGGCAGCAGCGCCGTCTCGCTGAGGTCGGCCGCCAGCACGAGGATCACCAGCAGCGTGATCGTGCCCGCAAGCTGCAGCGCGGCGACGCGCGCCGGGGCGCTGCCGTGCATCGTGGCCACGAGCGCCGTGGCGAGAACGCCCAGCAGCGCGACCGCGGCGAGCGTGAACATCACGGCAGCCGAGGATGCACGTCGTCCTCGGGATCGCCACCGCCGCGCAGCCGGTGCACGACCAAGACCTGCTCGTCGGGGTCGATCCCGATGGCGAGCGTGTTCGGTGTCAGGGTCACCGCCACGACGCCGAGGGTGACGTACCCGTGCTCGCCCACGGCCTCTCCGACGGGCACCGCGACGACGTCGGCCGCGGAGGGACGACCGCGGGAACGCGCCAGCGCCTCCCGGGACAGGGTGAGCAGATCGCGCACGACACCAGCTGGGACGGAGGCCAGCACCCGGAGTGCGCCGGTCGGGGCGTGAACCTCTATCCCCATCTGGCGACGGGCGTAGCCGGCGAGAGCGGTGGCCGCCGCTGCGGCGACCAGCCCGGCCAGCGCCTGCGTGAGCTGGAAGCGGCTCGCGACGGCCAGCCACAGCAGCACACCGCATCCGAGCGCGCTCCACAGAGCCGGACGACGAAGGGCAGCCATGGGCGCAAGCTTCGTGCCGATCCTGTCCGTGTGCTGGGGCGGCCGGGTGTCCGACTGGCCGGGTCCACGACCCCACGAGGTACCGGCCGTACGGACATCCGCCCGGGCGTACGGTCCGACCACACCCTTTACGCTCGGACGGTTGCCGGAAGGGGCTGGGATCGTGGCTGGAACGCGTCATCTGCTGTACACGCTCGCACTCGTCATCGGGCTGACGGTCCCGCTGGCCGCCCCGGCTCAGGCCTTCCCCGTGTCGGGGGTCACCGGCGCCCCGTACGAGGCGTGCGCGCGGGTGTTCCCCGATCCCCACGCGTTCTGGCCCTCGCCCCAGCCACCTCCCAACCAGTCACCCTTCGCCAAGGGGATGGAGAACTGCCGCGCCCTCGACTTCATGGGCTGGGACGAGACCATCGCCGGGCTCGAGCTGCTCGCCAGCGACGACATGTTCGGCGACTTCATCGACGTCTACGACCTGTCCGATCCCGACGGCCCGTTCGCCGGCGTGCTCGACCTCGACGGCGGCGAGGGCATGAGCGCCGGCATCCCGACCGAGGACCTCGACCGCGACCCCGCGCCGCTGTACCTCGTGCGGGTCACCGACGAGGAGGACACCGGCACGCCCATCGACCAGCGCGAGCACTTCGCCTACACACTGTCGATCCACGGGATCGAGCGCGCCGGCGTCGAGGGCGGCGTGCGCGCCATCGAGGACCTCGCCACGTGGGCGTCGTGCGAGAAGCACGGCGACGACGCCTCCCCCGCTGACTGCGCCCTCGAGAACGCCGGCCCCGACAACCCCCACCCGCTGCTCGAGACCCAACCCGACGCATCGATCACCGCCGGCGAAGCGCTCAAGCGCAGCGTCGTCTACTTCACGCTGGCCAACCCCGATGGGTGGCGGCGGGGCGACAAGCAGAAGGCGTTCTTCGACCCCGGCGAGAGCCCCGGGTTCTTCTACCAGCGCTACAACGGCAACGGCGTCGACCTGAACCGCGACTGGCCGACCCAGGGGTTCACGTTCCGTCCCTACACGCCGTGGTCGGAGCCCGAGACGCGCTCGTTCGGCCGGGTGCTCCAAGCCATCGAGAACGACTGGAACGGCGGCATCGACCTGCACGGACAGCTGTTCGACCGCGCCTTCAGCTTCACGCTGATCGGCGGGGCGGAGCGGGCGTTCGACCAGGACCGCCGCATGCTCCAGTTCGTCCAGGGCGCCTGGGAGGACGCCGAGGAACGCCTGGCGTGGAACCCCATCATCAAGGGCAACGACGAGCCCGAGCCGTGCGTGTGGGTGGGCGGGACCTCCCCACAGGAGAGCGACGACCCCAACTGCGACCCGAGCAACCGCGTCTACGGCGTGCAGTACGGGACCGTGTGGGACACCATCGGCTACACGACCACCGGATCCAACGACGGCTGGCTGGGCTCGCCGATCGGGCTCAACGCCGACGCCGTCGGCAACGAGATGTCGATGTCGCACCTCAGCAACTGCGGCATCGGCACCTGCTACCTCACCGAGTTCGAGCAGCTGCACGTCGACGGCAACAAGTCGCTGATCTACGGGATGATCCACTACTCGCTGACGCCCGAGAACACCGACTTCGACTACGAGGGCCGCGCCGCGTACCTCTTCAACCCCGAGCGGATCCAGCACCTGGGGTCCCCGGCGACGACTGCCTCGGCCACGTTCCGCGACCTTCCCCAGCAGGACCCGATCTCGCTGACGATCAACCACACGCCGACCGAGACGGTCTCCGACGACATCGAGGTGCTCGGCCCCGAGGAGGGCATCTACAACGGCGGCATGACCGCGGTCGTGACGTGGAACAACCTCTCCGGCGTGGGGCTGGGGTCGCTCAACGAGATCGCGCTCGAGCGCTACCGCGGCGAGGAGGAGGACCCCGACCCCGACACCGACGAGCCCGACGACTGGAACGAGGTCAACACCTACTACAACCAGTCGTTCATCTACCTCCAGGGCGGGGCGCAGCTCGACGCCAACAACCCGCTGCCCGGCCGCTACCGCATCCGCGTGACCGGCGACGGGGCGTCGATGTTCGACGTCGACATCACCTTCAGCGACGAGGAGGCGTGGCCCGACCCGGGCCAGGCCCCATACGACGTGTCGAACATGGACTTCCTCGCCGATCTGCGCCCGTTCGCGGGCGAGGACGAGCTCGTCCCGGTGCCCTTCGACCAGGTCCTCGACGGGACCGCCGACCTCAGCCGCTTCGACACCGTCGTCGCCATCGACGACGCCATCCTCCCCGGCTTCGTCCAGCCGCGCCCCGCCATCCCCGCCGCCGAGACGCTCGAGGGCACGGCCATCGTGCCGGCGCCCGGGGCGGGCGAGCGCACCCCCGCGACCTCGGCGTTCGTGCCGTTCGAGCTCGAGCGGGACCAGGGCGCCATCAAGATCGAGGTCACCAGCACGGCGGTCGTCGACCCGGATCTGTACCTGCTGGTGGAGGACGCGGAGGGCAACACCACGACGGTGGCCTCCGGCGAGTCGGGCCGGACCGGCCTCGAGACGCTGACCTACCCCGACCCGGCCCCCGGCAACTACCAGCTCGAGATCCACAACTGGGCCGGCTCGGCGGGCCCCGCCGACTACACGATCGCGTTCGAGGGCGCGCCAGCGATCACCAACGACAGCGAGTTCTCGATCGCGGACCGCGACACGGTCGCCGCGCGCCTGAAGGCGTTCGTGGAGCAGGGCGGCAACCTCGTGCTCACCGACGACTCCCTGCGGGCGCTCGAGTGGCTGGGCTTCGTGCCGGCTGAGAGCGTCCGACGCACGCTCGTTTACGCGGGCCACGTGCAGTTCTCGACCGACGCCGGCGAGACCACGACCTACGACGATCCGCTGGCCGCTGACGTCGACCTGCCCGGCGCCGCCGAGGGGCCGGGTCACCGCCACCAGGTGAGCGAGCCAGTGCCGACGGGCTACGCCATCCTCGACGAGTCCGGCGGCGACCTGTCCACTCACCCTCAGTGGGGCGTGGGCGCCGAGCAGTTCGAGGAGGCCGCTGGCCGCAACGTCGGCATGCTCGGGGCGCAGGTGACGCTGGGCGAGCTGGCCCACGGCGACGGCGTGGTGCGCATCCTCGGCTCCATCGCCCCGGTCCCCACCGAGCAGTACGACCACCCGTTCGGGCTCGCATCGCACGGGGTCACCTACACGGGCTACAACGTGTTCCGCAACCTGCTCGACTGGACCAACCCCAACGGCACCGGCCCACCGCTGGAGCCGGCCGCCCCCGCCGCCCCGCCCCCTCCGCCGGTCGAGCCTGAGGCCGCCCCGCTGCCCACGACCGGTGGCGGGCTGATCCCGCTGGCGGCGTTGCTGGCGCTGCTCGGGGCGGGGGTGTTCGGACTCGCCCGGCGCCGCGTCACCTGACCGTCGAATGCGCCGTCGCCCCATGATGGAGGAGCCCACGGGTCCCCATGCGATCGGAGCCGTCGAGACCGCGCTCTCGACGGCGTGAGCGTTGCGAAGGACCTATCGACGGCGCGGATGCGGCGTCGCGAGAGGTAGGGGTGCGAACGGTCACGGCCGGGGCGTGCGGGGTGTCGCGCGCTGCGTCA
The Actinomycetota bacterium genome window above contains:
- a CDS encoding cation:proton antiporter subunit C, which translates into the protein MLSALVGYLFIIGCYGIVTSRNLVHLTLCLSVAQSSTYVLLLGVGFREGDAVPVVQPGEPVEPLADPLVQALALTDIVVGATVSALLLALAVQVHKTRGTVDPNELVAQHG
- a CDS encoding sodium:proton antiporter; translation: MTARVVLFGAAVAALTVLMVAAFGALADPGLSHDLVGQRLAELAVEERHTANTVTAVLYDLRALDTLGEELVLFAAVTGTALLLRVRRDEDEETPPFESRGAGTLRGGDAVRTLGVPLIGVTAIVGAGLLVNGHLTPGGGFQGGVVLAGSLLLLYLLHDYDTFDRIAPVDRLERLEGLAIGAFALSGLGGLVLDRGYLGNVLPVGELGELLSGGTIALLNITTGVAVTAGIGVLLAEFVGQALRVGGE
- a CDS encoding DUF4040 domain-containing protein produces the protein MTVPMVIATALVAVAATGVVLIRDPLKGSVASGGLALTLALLFVLLRAPEVAISEVVVGGIAVPAMVVLALARIRGAR
- a CDS encoding monovalent cation/H(+) antiporter subunit G; this encodes MTAVTGVLLVLGVAATTVAATGTLVSPDPRDRLHFGGAATTVGIVTIALAIVLELPGASGPTVVVALLVLLGAPLVSHALARAEHVRERGEWHVEDIAGSS
- a CDS encoding Na+/H+ antiporter subunit E; amino-acid sequence: MAALRRPALWSALGCGVLLWLAVASRFQLTQALAGLVAAAAATALAGYARRQMGIEVHAPTGALRVLASVPAGVVRDLLTLSREALARSRGRPSAADVVAVPVGEAVGEHGYVTLGVVAVTLTPNTLAIGIDPDEQVLVVHRLRGGGDPEDDVHPRLP